Proteins from one Mesorhizobium sp. M9A.F.Ca.ET.002.03.1.2 genomic window:
- a CDS encoding CoA pyrophosphatase, with amino-acid sequence MDQVTPTPFSTDDFRARVAAQPLAHAADDYGDHRFNPGHPRLKSAKALRDAAVLIPVVDHGRDATVLLTKRAEKLRNHSGQVAFPGGTIDATDPSPEAAALRETFEEIGLGQDRIEIIGRMPDYASGSGYRIAPVLAIVRPGFSLALNSDEVDAAFEVPLRFLMDPANHGRDSRMWNDLEWVFYEMPYGGQRIWGVTAGIIRTLYERLYT; translated from the coding sequence ATGGACCAGGTGACTCCGACGCCGTTTTCCACCGATGATTTTCGCGCACGCGTCGCGGCGCAACCGCTGGCGCATGCCGCCGACGATTACGGCGACCACCGCTTCAATCCCGGCCATCCGCGTCTGAAGTCCGCCAAGGCACTGCGCGATGCCGCCGTGCTGATCCCGGTGGTCGATCACGGACGCGACGCCACGGTTCTGCTCACCAAGCGGGCGGAAAAGCTGCGCAACCATTCAGGGCAGGTGGCCTTTCCCGGCGGCACGATCGATGCGACCGATCCGAGCCCGGAGGCGGCGGCATTGCGCGAGACATTCGAGGAGATCGGTCTTGGCCAGGACCGGATCGAGATCATCGGCCGCATGCCCGATTATGCCTCCGGCAGCGGCTACCGCATCGCCCCGGTGCTGGCGATAGTGCGGCCGGGGTTTTCGCTGGCGCTGAATTCCGATGAGGTCGACGCCGCGTTCGAAGTGCCGCTGCGCTTCCTGATGGACCCGGCCAACCACGGCCGCGACAGCCGCATGTGGAACGATCTGGAATGGGTCTTCTACGAGATGCCCTATGGCGGCCAGCGTATCTGGGGCGTCACCGCCGGCATCATCCGGACGCTCTATGAAAGGCTCTACACGTGA
- a CDS encoding DUF1285 domain-containing protein, translating into MTERANHREESLTAATEAHGLEAMISRAARADKGPAPVERWNPAFCGDLDMEIRQDGTWFYLGTPIGRMPLVQLFSSVLRKDEDGKTYLVTPVERVGIRVVDAPFIAVEMDVSGTGDGQVITFRTNVGDVVETGPDHPLRFVDEDATGGLKPYVLVRGRLEALVARPVMYELVEHGEEIEVGGRRMFAVRSKGAVYPIMPAEKLQRLSA; encoded by the coding sequence ATGACAGAACGCGCCAACCATCGTGAAGAGAGCCTGACGGCCGCCACCGAGGCGCACGGGCTGGAAGCGATGATCTCGCGTGCCGCCCGCGCGGACAAGGGGCCGGCACCGGTGGAGCGCTGGAATCCGGCCTTTTGCGGCGATCTCGACATGGAGATCAGACAGGACGGCACCTGGTTCTACCTGGGCACGCCGATCGGCCGCATGCCGCTGGTGCAGCTTTTTTCCTCCGTGCTGCGCAAGGACGAAGACGGCAAGACCTATCTGGTGACACCGGTGGAAAGGGTCGGCATCCGCGTCGTCGATGCGCCCTTCATCGCCGTCGAAATGGACGTTTCCGGCACCGGCGATGGCCAGGTCATCACCTTCCGCACCAATGTCGGCGACGTGGTCGAGACCGGGCCGGACCATCCGCTGCGCTTCGTCGACGAGGACGCCACCGGTGGCTTGAAACCCTATGTGCTGGTGCGCGGGCGGCTGGAAGCGCTGGTGGCGCGGCCGGTCATGTACGAACTGGTCGAGCATGGCGAGGAGATCGAGGTCGGCGGCAGAAGGATGTTTGCCGTCCGCTCCAAGGGGGCGGTTTACCCGATCATGCCGGCGGAAAAACTGCAGCGGCTGAGTGCGTGA
- a CDS encoding MoxR family ATPase — translation MSVMIKESPISENDMIAQAETALADISRVREGVGRVIFGQESVVERTLVALLAGGHALLVGVPGLAKTKLVETLGIVLGLDSGRIQFTPDLMPSDILGSEVMEQDEFGKRSFRFISGPIFAQLLMADEINRASPRTQSALLQSMQEYHVTIAGVRHDLPAPFHVLATQNPLEQEGTYPLPEAQLDRFLMQVDILYPEIEAERRILLETTGIEDAKAQNVLQPARLQEIQTLIRRMPVPESVVDAILQLVRSARPGQGNAETDKHVAWGPGPRASQALTLCARARALYDGRLAPSVDDVRALAEPVLQHRMALTFAARAEGTTVRDVVAKLAKGI, via the coding sequence ATGAGCGTGATGATCAAGGAAAGCCCGATCAGCGAAAATGACATGATCGCCCAAGCCGAGACGGCGCTGGCCGACATTTCCAGGGTCCGCGAGGGTGTCGGCCGCGTCATCTTCGGCCAGGAAAGCGTCGTCGAACGCACGCTGGTGGCGCTGCTGGCCGGCGGCCATGCGCTGCTGGTCGGCGTGCCCGGCCTCGCCAAGACCAAGCTGGTCGAGACGCTGGGCATCGTGCTTGGTCTCGATTCCGGCCGCATCCAGTTCACGCCCGACCTGATGCCGTCCGACATTCTCGGCTCCGAGGTGATGGAGCAGGACGAATTCGGCAAACGTTCCTTCCGCTTCATCTCTGGGCCGATCTTCGCGCAGCTGCTGATGGCCGACGAGATCAACCGCGCCTCGCCGCGCACCCAGTCGGCGCTGCTGCAGTCGATGCAGGAATACCACGTCACCATCGCCGGCGTCCGTCACGATCTGCCGGCGCCCTTCCACGTGCTGGCGACGCAGAACCCGCTGGAGCAGGAAGGCACCTATCCGCTGCCCGAGGCGCAGCTCGACCGCTTCCTGATGCAGGTCGACATCCTCTATCCGGAAATCGAGGCGGAGCGCCGCATCCTTCTGGAAACCACCGGCATCGAGGACGCCAAGGCGCAGAACGTGCTGCAGCCGGCGCGGCTGCAGGAGATCCAGACCCTCATCCGCCGCATGCCGGTGCCCGAAAGCGTCGTTGACGCGATCCTCCAGTTGGTGCGCTCTGCACGCCCCGGCCAGGGCAATGCCGAGACCGACAAGCACGTCGCCTGGGGTCCGGGCCCGCGCGCCAGCCAGGCGCTGACGCTATGCGCCCGCGCCCGCGCGCTCTACGATGGACGGCTGGCGCCGTCGGTCGACGATGTCAGGGCGCTGGCCGAGCCAGTGCTGCAGCACCGCATGGCGCTGACCTTCGCCGCCCGTGCCGAGGGCACGACCGTGCGCGACGTGGTAGCGAAACTGGCAAAAGGCATCTGA
- a CDS encoding DUF58 domain-containing protein, which produces MARIGEAQAPAATRDALARGRLRASLVPDLLVEARRIVNTVIAGWHGRRKRGIGENFWQFRPYVEGDSSRIDWRRSARDDHIYVRDREWEAAHTVWLWADPSPSMLYKSAGAAVSKESRALVLALAMAELLSRSGERIAWPGLTDPFTARNGAERIAAQLAHAGELPAKPDLSGIRRFCDIVIVSDFLDPVEDTIAWLDVLARHGVRAHLIEVADPAEERFPYAGRTEFTDPETGDKLTAGRAETLGDEYRLLYTARRQELAGWCKRLGWSFTVNHTDRLASEALVRVHMAMTLNGSSAGRISA; this is translated from the coding sequence ATGGCGCGTATAGGCGAGGCCCAGGCACCGGCAGCGACGCGTGACGCGCTCGCACGCGGGCGGTTGCGGGCGTCGCTGGTGCCGGACCTGCTGGTCGAGGCGCGCCGCATCGTCAATACGGTGATCGCCGGCTGGCACGGCCGTCGCAAGCGCGGCATCGGCGAGAATTTCTGGCAGTTCCGGCCCTATGTCGAAGGCGATTCCTCGCGTATTGACTGGCGCCGCTCGGCCCGTGACGACCACATCTATGTGCGCGACCGCGAATGGGAGGCCGCCCATACGGTGTGGCTGTGGGCCGACCCCTCGCCTTCCATGCTCTACAAATCGGCCGGGGCCGCCGTCTCCAAGGAATCCCGCGCGCTGGTGCTGGCGCTGGCCATGGCCGAGCTTCTGTCGCGCAGCGGCGAGCGCATCGCCTGGCCCGGATTGACCGATCCGTTCACGGCCCGCAACGGCGCCGAGCGTATCGCGGCGCAGCTCGCCCATGCCGGCGAGCTGCCGGCAAAGCCCGATTTGTCCGGCATCCGCCGCTTCTGCGACATCGTCATCGTCAGCGATTTCCTCGATCCGGTCGAGGACACCATTGCCTGGCTCGACGTGCTCGCCCGCCACGGCGTGCGTGCCCATCTGATCGAGGTCGCCGACCCGGCCGAAGAGAGATTTCCCTATGCCGGCCGCACCGAATTCACCGATCCCGAGACCGGCGACAAGCTGACCGCCGGCCGCGCCGAAACGCTGGGCGATGAATACCGCCTGCTTTACACCGCCCGCCGCCAGGAACTGGCCGGCTGGTGCAAGCGGCTCGGCTGGAGCTTCACCGTCAACCACACCGACCGCCTCGCCTCCGAGGCGCTGGTGCGTGTCCATATGGCGATGACCCTCAATGGCAGCTCAGCCGGGAGGATCAGCGCATGA
- a CDS encoding DUF4159 domain-containing protein: MSWLPLSFGAPMVLWGLLALPVIWWLLRFTPPKPQTEIFPPLKILARVLKREETPQQSPWWLTLLRLLMAALIVAALAEPVFNPRERLPAEGAALAMVIDNDWASAADWGQRVATAERLIADASSNDVPVIIAFTAEKPNAEIGPFDAATALDRLRAAKPRPIPTDRPAVYARVAATLESLPGASVAVLADGLAAEGDEAAFNTLLSKNAARVVWAVSDRPALIGLTSADNQVDGFELTAIRAPGDPAPAQVTAGAFDDKGRRIADATLTFSPGESTATGTMAVPFELRNDFASIALDGERQAGAVRVLDESSKRRRVGLLSQAEADQAQPLLSPLYYIRRALQPFADLAEPSSADLADAIPQLLDQKPAMIVMADIGTIPEQVRQRLVDWLDNGGTLVRFAGSRLVAAGNDDDLLPVRLRTGERSLGGALSWTMPQPVTDFPKTGPFADLAPPAEVTVTRQVLAEPTPDIVERTWATLADGTPLVTGMKKGKGTLVLFHVTPEATWSNLPISGSFVEMLRRIVQLSRNQGAAVANAEAAATSLAPYRMISADGTLVPPTPDARPLVPGAGPLPVTFENPPGLYGSETGVFAHNLLDAESSFAPLVRPRITVPVTTVQYAFDESRNLKGPLVAAALVLMVLDTLAVFWMGGLFSRRPRRARAAATTAALLLALGALVGHADIARADDAKPGDERAIEDISKTRIAYVQTGERSVDSISQAGLEGLTRFLIEKTALEPGAPASVDISKDQLSFYPLIYWPIDPAAPMPSQAAIARVDAYMQQGGTVLFDTRDQFATGIGADSASPATERLRDILGNLNVPPLEPVPSDHVLTKSFYILPEFPGRFAGGPLWVAASLEASNVENRPVRTGDGVSPIMITANDFAGAWAVDENGDPLLPTVPSDPMQRIYALRAGVNIMMYMLTGNYKSDQVHVPVLLERLGQ; the protein is encoded by the coding sequence ATGAGCTGGCTGCCGCTCTCCTTCGGGGCGCCGATGGTGCTGTGGGGCCTTCTGGCCCTGCCGGTGATCTGGTGGCTTTTACGCTTCACCCCGCCCAAGCCGCAGACCGAGATCTTCCCGCCGCTGAAGATCCTGGCCCGCGTGCTGAAGCGCGAGGAGACACCGCAGCAGAGCCCGTGGTGGCTGACGCTGCTCAGGCTGCTGATGGCGGCCCTTATCGTTGCGGCGCTGGCCGAACCTGTCTTCAACCCGCGTGAAAGACTGCCGGCCGAAGGCGCCGCCCTTGCGATGGTCATCGACAATGACTGGGCGAGTGCCGCCGACTGGGGCCAGCGCGTCGCCACCGCCGAACGACTGATCGCCGACGCCAGCTCCAACGACGTGCCCGTCATCATCGCTTTCACCGCCGAAAAGCCGAACGCCGAGATCGGCCCCTTCGACGCCGCAACCGCGCTCGACCGGCTGCGCGCGGCAAAGCCGCGGCCGATCCCGACCGACCGCCCTGCCGTCTACGCCCGCGTCGCGGCAACACTGGAGAGCTTGCCGGGCGCCAGCGTCGCCGTGCTCGCCGACGGTCTGGCGGCGGAAGGCGACGAGGCCGCCTTCAACACGCTTCTGTCGAAGAACGCCGCGCGTGTGGTCTGGGCCGTTTCCGACCGGCCTGCCTTGATCGGCCTGACCAGCGCCGACAACCAGGTGGACGGCTTTGAACTGACCGCCATCCGCGCGCCGGGCGATCCGGCGCCGGCTCAGGTGACCGCTGGCGCCTTCGACGACAAGGGCCGCCGCATCGCCGACGCCACGCTGACCTTCTCACCCGGAGAATCCACCGCTACCGGCACGATGGCGGTGCCGTTCGAACTGCGCAACGACTTCGCCTCGATCGCGCTCGACGGTGAGCGGCAGGCCGGCGCCGTGCGCGTGCTCGACGAGAGTTCCAAGCGCCGCCGCGTCGGGCTGCTGTCGCAGGCCGAGGCCGACCAGGCGCAGCCGCTTCTGTCGCCGCTGTACTACATCCGCCGCGCGCTGCAGCCCTTCGCCGATCTGGCCGAACCGTCGAGCGCCGACCTTGCCGACGCCATCCCGCAACTCCTCGATCAAAAGCCGGCGATGATCGTCATGGCCGATATCGGCACCATTCCTGAGCAAGTGCGGCAAAGGCTGGTCGACTGGCTCGACAATGGCGGCACGCTGGTGCGGTTCGCCGGCTCGCGGCTGGTCGCCGCCGGCAATGACGACGACCTGCTGCCGGTAAGGCTGCGCACCGGCGAGCGCTCGCTCGGCGGCGCGTTGTCGTGGACGATGCCGCAGCCGGTCACCGATTTTCCGAAGACAGGCCCGTTCGCCGACCTGGCTCCGCCCGCCGAGGTCACCGTCACCAGGCAGGTGCTGGCCGAGCCGACGCCTGACATCGTCGAGCGCACCTGGGCCACGCTTGCCGACGGCACGCCGCTGGTGACCGGGATGAAGAAGGGCAAGGGCACGCTCGTCCTGTTCCATGTCACGCCGGAGGCAACCTGGTCGAACCTGCCGATCTCCGGCAGCTTCGTCGAGATGCTGCGCCGCATCGTGCAACTGTCGCGCAATCAGGGTGCCGCGGTCGCCAACGCCGAAGCCGCCGCCACTTCGCTGGCGCCCTACCGCATGATATCAGCCGACGGCACGCTGGTGCCGCCAACGCCGGATGCACGGCCGCTGGTGCCGGGTGCCGGCCCGCTGCCGGTGACGTTCGAGAACCCGCCCGGCCTGTACGGATCCGAGACCGGCGTCTTTGCCCACAATCTGCTCGATGCCGAAAGCAGCTTCGCACCGCTGGTCCGTCCTCGGATCACCGTGCCGGTCACCACCGTCCAGTACGCTTTCGACGAATCGCGCAATTTGAAGGGTCCGCTGGTGGCGGCAGCCCTTGTGCTGATGGTGCTCGACACGCTGGCCGTGTTCTGGATGGGCGGCCTGTTCTCGCGCCGGCCCCGACGCGCCCGCGCTGCCGCAACCACCGCCGCCCTGTTGCTTGCGCTCGGCGCCCTGGTCGGCCACGCCGATATCGCCCGCGCCGACGATGCCAAACCCGGCGATGAGCGGGCGATCGAGGACATTTCGAAGACCCGGATCGCCTATGTGCAGACCGGCGAACGAAGCGTCGATTCGATCAGCCAGGCCGGGCTGGAGGGCCTGACCCGCTTCCTGATCGAGAAGACCGCGCTCGAGCCGGGGGCGCCGGCCAGCGTCGATATCTCGAAGGACCAGTTGTCCTTCTATCCCCTGATCTATTGGCCGATCGACCCTGCCGCACCGATGCCGAGCCAGGCTGCGATCGCCCGCGTCGACGCTTATATGCAGCAGGGCGGCACGGTGCTGTTCGACACGCGCGACCAGTTCGCCACCGGCATCGGCGCGGATTCGGCCAGCCCGGCGACGGAGCGGCTGCGCGACATCCTCGGCAATCTCAACGTGCCGCCGCTGGAACCGGTGCCATCGGACCACGTGCTGACCAAGTCCTTCTACATCCTGCCTGAGTTTCCCGGACGCTTCGCCGGCGGCCCGCTCTGGGTCGCGGCGTCGCTCGAAGCCAGCAACGTCGAGAACCGCCCGGTGCGCACCGGCGACGGCGTCTCGCCGATCATGATCACCGCCAATGATTTCGCCGGCGCCTGGGCGGTCGACGAAAATGGCGACCCGCTTTTGCCGACCGTGCCGTCGGACCCGATGCAGCGCATTTATGCGCTGCGCGCCGGCGTCAACATCATGATGTACATGCTGACCGGCAACTACAAATCCGATCAGGTGCACGTGCCGGTGCTGCTCGAACGGCTGGGGCAGTAA
- the clpS gene encoding ATP-dependent Clp protease adapter ClpS, giving the protein MPEIVTKPSTKTKPKTERPKLYKVILLNDDFTPREFVVTVLKGEFKLSEDQARRVMITAHQRGVCVVAVFTRDVAETKATRATDAGKAKGYPLMFTTEPEE; this is encoded by the coding sequence ATGCCTGAGATCGTCACCAAACCCAGCACTAAAACGAAGCCGAAGACCGAACGGCCGAAGCTCTACAAGGTCATCCTCCTCAACGACGATTTCACGCCGCGCGAGTTCGTGGTGACGGTGCTCAAGGGCGAATTCAAGCTGAGCGAGGACCAGGCGCGGCGGGTGATGATCACCGCGCATCAGCGCGGCGTCTGCGTCGTCGCCGTCTTCACCCGGGACGTCGCCGAGACCAAGGCGACGCGGGCGACCGATGCCGGCAAGGCCAAGGGCTATCCGCTGATGTTCACGACGGAACCGGAGGAGTAG
- a CDS encoding MBL fold metallo-hydrolase, producing the protein MIFRQLFDSVSGTYSYLLASRRGGEALIIDPVLEKVDRYLQLVRELDLKLVKAVDTHLHADHITGLGALRDKTQCITVMGEQTKADVVSMRLSDGDKLTIEGLALEVIYTPGHTDDSYSFILPDRVFTGDTLLIRGTGRTDFQNGDPRQQYESIFGRLLKLPDETLIYPAHDYKGETVSTIGEEKAFNPRLQVKSMEDYVEIMNNLKLANPKMMDVAVPANMKVGFHQEEIARRGWAITAEQALALVGKPEVVLIDLRERSERERHGIIPGALHVPYTTLQENIAAGGMLHELARSTSRRLLFYCAFGERSAMAVQAAQDAGIASAWHIHGGIDAWRKASGPLSR; encoded by the coding sequence ATGATCTTTCGGCAGCTCTTCGACTCCGTCTCGGGCACCTACTCCTATCTGCTCGCCAGCCGCCGGGGCGGCGAAGCCCTGATCATCGATCCCGTGCTGGAGAAGGTCGATCGCTATCTCCAGCTCGTGCGTGAGCTCGACCTCAAGCTCGTCAAGGCGGTGGACACGCACCTGCACGCCGACCACATCACCGGCCTGGGCGCGCTGCGCGACAAGACCCAGTGCATCACCGTGATGGGCGAGCAGACCAAGGCGGACGTGGTTTCGATGCGGCTTTCCGACGGCGACAAGCTCACCATCGAGGGGCTTGCGCTCGAGGTGATCTACACGCCCGGCCACACCGATGATTCCTACAGCTTCATTCTGCCGGACCGGGTCTTCACCGGCGATACGCTGCTCATCCGCGGCACTGGCCGCACCGATTTCCAGAATGGCGATCCGCGGCAGCAATATGAATCGATCTTCGGCCGCCTGCTCAAGCTTCCGGACGAGACGCTGATCTACCCGGCTCATGATTACAAAGGCGAGACCGTCTCGACCATCGGTGAGGAAAAGGCCTTCAATCCGCGCCTGCAAGTGAAGTCGATGGAAGACTATGTCGAGATCATGAACAATCTGAAGCTTGCGAATCCGAAAATGATGGATGTCGCCGTGCCGGCCAACATGAAGGTCGGGTTTCATCAGGAAGAGATTGCGCGGCGTGGCTGGGCTATCACGGCCGAGCAGGCGCTTGCGCTGGTGGGAAAGCCCGAAGTCGTGCTGATCGATCTGCGCGAGCGCTCCGAGCGAGAACGGCACGGTATCATTCCGGGGGCGCTGCATGTGCCCTATACGACGCTGCAGGAGAACATCGCCGCGGGCGGCATGCTGCATGAGCTCGCCAGGTCGACCAGCAGGCGACTGCTGTTTTATTGCGCCTTCGGCGAGCGCTCGGCCATGGCGGTTCAGGCGGCGCAGGATGCGGGGATTGCCAGCGCCTGGCACATCCACGGCGGCATCGACGCCTGGCGGAAGGCGAGCGGCCCGCTCTCGCGCTAG
- a CDS encoding cold shock domain-containing protein — protein MIATIQDILKKKSGSTEYVSDIDFSDSSFRDAHAEYLLGEIRDQLLFYYSQDEYDTFLEFFLHLRGKRKFTYEEYLSAFNEFVAQCAASGKKLPQFFENDTVFLQFLYDQNVICYKERDQDESKDSELFIRWCFRERTLANMAPKVRTGMEYEIFYGLSKALNVGRPIRVKRSVKRRLIGTVISVDGEKGFGFIRGGDKQIEYYFKLTEFSGSHVRISDKVSFEVSTKYGKPRALTIKRER, from the coding sequence ATGATTGCAACAATTCAAGATATACTAAAGAAGAAATCAGGATCTACGGAATACGTTTCTGATATCGACTTTAGTGACTCTTCTTTCAGAGATGCTCATGCGGAGTATTTACTTGGAGAGATTCGGGACCAACTTCTTTTCTACTATTCTCAAGATGAATACGATACTTTTTTGGAATTCTTTCTCCACTTGCGCGGAAAGCGGAAATTTACATATGAGGAATACCTCTCAGCATTTAACGAATTCGTTGCCCAATGCGCAGCTTCCGGAAAGAAATTGCCGCAATTTTTTGAGAATGACACGGTATTTCTCCAATTTCTCTATGATCAAAATGTCATTTGCTACAAAGAAAGGGACCAGGACGAAAGTAAGGACTCTGAGCTTTTTATCAGGTGGTGCTTTAGGGAAAGGACACTTGCGAACATGGCTCCCAAGGTGCGTACTGGTATGGAATACGAGATTTTCTATGGATTGAGCAAAGCCCTGAATGTTGGCAGACCAATCAGAGTTAAGAGAAGCGTAAAGCGTCGTCTAATTGGAACAGTTATTAGTGTTGATGGTGAGAAAGGATTTGGTTTTATAAGAGGAGGTGATAAACAAATTGAGTACTACTTCAAACTTACGGAATTTTCGGGATCTCACGTTCGCATTTCTGACAAAGTTTCCTTTGAGGTGAGTACCAAATATGGCAAGCCTAGAGCGTTGACCATCAAACGTGAGCGTTAA
- the choV gene encoding choline ABC transporter ATP-binding protein — MTVAVDFRNVDIVFGSDQAGSLALIDSGASRAEILEKTGNVLGCAGASLTVHEGEISVLMGLSGSGKSTLLRAVNRLNVVSRGQVLVKDGDKTVDVVTCDEATLRRLRQKQVAMVFQQFGLLPWRTVEENVGLGLELAGVPEAERKERVHRQLKLVNLDQWAKKYAHELSGGMQQRVGLARAFATEAPILLMDEPFSALDPLIRTKLQDELLQLQAELKKTIIFVSHDLEEALKIGSHITIMEGGRIVQTGAPEDIVLRPANDYVRDFIANVNPLSVLTAWNVMRDRRDLDHGEDGWVWLDRRKTTRFKIDEHGLVAAAERDGKPAVWVSCADVEAQPEETAQVFWANPGTSLKTVMLAIYRSQTAPVALFDDQSRFVGAIGVRDVLSAVLRR; from the coding sequence ATGACCGTCGCCGTCGATTTCAGGAATGTCGACATCGTTTTCGGCTCCGACCAGGCCGGCTCGCTCGCGCTCATAGACAGCGGCGCCAGCCGCGCCGAGATCCTCGAAAAGACCGGCAATGTGCTGGGCTGCGCCGGGGCAAGCCTTACCGTGCATGAGGGCGAGATTTCCGTGCTCATGGGCCTGTCCGGCTCCGGCAAGTCGACGCTGTTGCGCGCCGTCAATCGGCTGAACGTCGTTTCGCGCGGCCAGGTTCTGGTCAAGGACGGCGACAAGACGGTCGATGTCGTCACCTGCGACGAGGCGACCCTTCGGCGGCTGCGGCAGAAGCAGGTGGCGATGGTGTTCCAGCAGTTCGGCCTGCTGCCGTGGCGCACGGTGGAGGAGAATGTCGGCCTCGGTCTCGAACTCGCCGGCGTGCCCGAAGCCGAGCGCAAGGAGCGCGTGCATCGCCAGCTCAAACTGGTCAATCTCGACCAGTGGGCGAAGAAATACGCGCACGAGCTTTCCGGCGGCATGCAGCAGCGCGTCGGGCTGGCGCGCGCCTTCGCCACTGAAGCCCCGATCCTGTTGATGGACGAGCCGTTCTCGGCGCTCGACCCGCTGATCCGCACCAAGCTGCAGGACGAGCTGCTGCAGCTTCAGGCCGAACTGAAGAAGACCATCATCTTCGTCAGCCACGACCTTGAGGAGGCGCTGAAGATCGGCAGCCACATCACCATCATGGAAGGCGGGCGCATCGTGCAGACCGGTGCGCCGGAGGACATCGTGCTGCGCCCCGCCAACGATTATGTCCGCGACTTCATCGCCAATGTGAATCCACTCTCGGTGCTGACCGCCTGGAACGTGATGCGTGACCGCCGCGACCTCGACCACGGCGAGGACGGCTGGGTGTGGCTCGACCGCCGCAAGACGACGCGTTTCAAGATCGACGAGCACGGGCTGGTGGCGGCGGCCGAACGCGACGGCAAGCCGGCGGTGTGGGTCTCCTGCGCCGATGTCGAGGCGCAGCCGGAAGAGACGGCGCAGGTGTTCTGGGCCAATCCGGGCACGTCGCTGAAGACCGTGATGCTGGCCATTTACCGCTCGCAGACAGCACCGGTTGCGCTGTTCGACGACCAGTCGCGCTTCGTCGGCGCTATCGGCGTCAGGGATGTGCTGTCGGCGGTGCTGCGGCGATAA
- the choW gene encoding choline ABC transporter permease subunit, whose protein sequence is MDPISKFLVSYQIPIGAWGKAFFTFLTDNFNTVLRAFSNGLNFLLDGMVDGLLLLPPVLLIALIALLAYALQRSKGLALAVFIGLLFILNQDLWKQTVETLVLVVAAAAASMAIGVPLGIWAAHKPKIYRFMLPVLDLMQTLPTFVYLIPVLTLFGLGNAPGLIVTIIFVIPTPVRLTHLGVTSVPKSIIEAGEAFGATRRQLLWKVELPSALPTIMAGLTQSIMLSLSMVVFAALIGAGGLGTEINRALGSRRIDLGLEAGLAIVVLAIVLDRMTRIGVGGKK, encoded by the coding sequence ATGGATCCGATCTCGAAATTCCTGGTCAGCTACCAGATCCCCATAGGCGCCTGGGGAAAGGCCTTCTTCACCTTCCTCACCGACAATTTCAACACCGTCCTGAGGGCCTTCTCCAACGGCCTCAATTTCCTGCTCGACGGGATGGTCGACGGTCTTCTTTTGCTGCCGCCGGTCCTGCTCATCGCGCTGATCGCCTTGCTCGCCTATGCCCTGCAGCGTTCGAAGGGGCTGGCGCTCGCCGTCTTCATCGGACTGCTGTTCATCCTCAACCAGGACCTCTGGAAGCAGACGGTGGAGACGCTGGTGCTGGTGGTTGCCGCCGCCGCCGCCTCGATGGCGATCGGCGTGCCGCTCGGCATCTGGGCCGCGCACAAGCCGAAGATCTATCGCTTCATGCTGCCGGTGCTTGACCTGATGCAGACGCTGCCGACCTTCGTCTACCTGATCCCGGTGCTGACCTTGTTCGGGCTCGGCAATGCGCCCGGCCTCATCGTCACCATCATCTTCGTCATCCCGACTCCGGTCCGGCTCACCCATCTCGGCGTCACCTCGGTGCCGAAATCGATCATCGAGGCGGGTGAGGCGTTCGGCGCCACCAGGCGCCAGTTGCTCTGGAAGGTCGAGCTGCCTTCGGCGCTGCCCACCATCATGGCCGGCCTGACCCAGTCGATCATGCTGTCGCTGTCTATGGTGGTGTTCGCGGCCCTTATCGGCGCCGGCGGGCTCGGCACCGAGATCAACCGGGCGCTCGGCTCGCGCAGGATCGATCTCGGGCTCGAGGCCGGCCTCGCCATCGTCGTGCTGGCCATCGTGCTCGACCGGATGACCCGTATTGGCGTTGGAGGCAAGAAATGA